In Strigops habroptila isolate Jane chromosome 2, bStrHab1.2.pri, whole genome shotgun sequence, one genomic interval encodes:
- the ECRG4 gene encoding augurin isoform X1 → MPPPCPRGALPGAALLFLLFLLPLLCAAPDVSRGNKLKEMLQKREAPVATKPEVSVKETTAKEFLNSLRRQRRQLWDRSQPDVQQWYQQFLYLGFDEAKFEDDMSYWTSLGRARNEYYGGYYQHHYDEDSPIGPRNPHTFRHGAGVNYDDY, encoded by the exons ATGCCTCCGCCGTGTCCCCGAGGAGCCCTGCCCGGGGCcgctctcctcttcctcctcttcctcctcccgctgctctgtgcagccccCG ATGTTTCAAGAGGGAATAAGCTTAAAGAGATGCTTCAGAAACGAGAAG CCCCTGTTGCCACGAAGCCTGAGGTGTCAGTGAAAGAAACAACGGCCAAGGAGTTCCTAAACAGCCTGAGACGCCAGAGGCGCCAGCTGTGGGACAGGAGCCAGCCTGACGTACAGCAGTGGTACCAGCAGTTCCTGTACCTGGGGTTTGATGAGGCG aaatttgAAGATGACATGTCCTACTGGACCAGCTTAGGGCGTGCTCGTAACGAATACTATGGTGGATACTACCAACACCACTATGATGAAGATTCACCTATTGGTCCACGAAATCCGCACACTTTCAGGCACGGAGCAGGTGTCAACTACGATGATTACTAA
- the ECRG4 gene encoding augurin isoform X2, with product MPEASLQHVSRGNKLKEMLQKREAPVATKPEVSVKETTAKEFLNSLRRQRRQLWDRSQPDVQQWYQQFLYLGFDEAKFEDDMSYWTSLGRARNEYYGGYYQHHYDEDSPIGPRNPHTFRHGAGVNYDDY from the exons ATGCCAGAAGCTTCCCTGCAGC ATGTTTCAAGAGGGAATAAGCTTAAAGAGATGCTTCAGAAACGAGAAG CCCCTGTTGCCACGAAGCCTGAGGTGTCAGTGAAAGAAACAACGGCCAAGGAGTTCCTAAACAGCCTGAGACGCCAGAGGCGCCAGCTGTGGGACAGGAGCCAGCCTGACGTACAGCAGTGGTACCAGCAGTTCCTGTACCTGGGGTTTGATGAGGCG aaatttgAAGATGACATGTCCTACTGGACCAGCTTAGGGCGTGCTCGTAACGAATACTATGGTGGATACTACCAACACCACTATGATGAAGATTCACCTATTGGTCCACGAAATCCGCACACTTTCAGGCACGGAGCAGGTGTCAACTACGATGATTACTAA